aaaaacacccaGGCAAACATAAAAAGAGTAATTAATAGCTGGAATAATATTTTTTGCTAAAGAGGGAAAACAAGCAAGATTTGAAATTAAAAAGTTAACACAGTAGATCTTTGGTATGATGCAGCCACACAACGTTGATATTGATGTGACTGTGCTCATGAGCAACAGAAGAAAAGGAACCATCCAAGCaacaaacactaacacacacattctttgaTTAGTCATAACGGAATGATAAACCAGAGGGCGACATATGGCCACATATCTGTCATAGGCCATTAGAGCGAGAAGAGAAGAATCAGCACAAGCTGAGGAGTGTAGGACAAAACCCTGCAGAAGGCATCCAGCCTGAGAGATGACCTGAGTGGAAAACAGCAGATCATTCAGGAACTTGGGGTAAAATCCAGCTGTTCCATAAAGTCCATTGATGCACAGGTTACACAGGAAGATGTACATGGGCTCATGGAGGGTTTTATCCACAATTATTGTCAGAATAATAGTCAAATTTACCAGCAAAATCACACAGTAGCACAAAAAGGTTAACGCTAAGAGAGTGACTCTGTAGTTCATTGTCACTTTTAATCCTGAAAGAGTAAGCGTAGTAATCACAGATATATTATCCATTAATAATTCTATACCATCTTACAGTGATACTGAGAACAGACACTCCTCCAGTGATGTGTTCTACTCTCCATCTGTGCATCCTTTAAGTGATGTGTGAAGTTTATTTTCCCCAATGACAGTGACTGTTCTTGACGTTAACACATCCAATCAGTGATGTGCCAGTTCAGGGCAGTCGACCTATAATGACTTACACATTAGTAACTATAACTATACATCATCTAGTAGTGTCGACTTTAAACAGTGGGCCATTGTGCCGCTCATAAGTGCTATTCACTGATGTAATGCATGTCTCCCCACATGGCTCGTACTGTGTATCTGTTCAGTGGTTGTCTCTTAGAGCCTAGATCTCTGTTCAGTATTATATTTGGTTCATAGATACATTCTATCACTTCTAGCTTTAAAGTTTTACTTGTCCTAATAATTTCACCTGTTTTAAGAAGCCATTCCCTCAGACCTGCCTTTTTGAAATAACAGCTGCCTCCACTTTCGGCCTACTGTACCTTTTCCTTTTAAAAGGCCTTCACACTCATACTAATATCTGCACCTGCAGGTATTACCAAATTAAATAATGGTTACTTTTCCATTGAAGATTTCTATGCAAGCCTAATGTTAGTGTTTGGTGTGTTTTAGCTTTAGGAATTCATTACTGCACACGCATTGGCTCCAGGTCCCATGTTTCCAACGTCATTACTGGGATgagaatataaaacagttacacATCATGTGAAGGATGAACAGAGAGAACAGAATGCTGCCTTTTGCTACAAATAGCACTATTTTAATAATCTATTGTGCAGTATAAAAATGAAAGGCagcaaacttttattttgacatgggTAATATATCAGTGATTACTATACTTATACTCTCTGGGTTCAACGGCACAGCAAACTACAGAATCACTCTTTTTACTCTGACCTTATTGTGTTATTGTATCATATTGTTGGCGAACTTGACGataattattacaataattGTGGATAAAAGCCTCCATGAGCCCATGTACATCTTCCTGTGTAACCTGTGCATCAATGGACTTTATGGAACAGCTGGATTTTATCCCAAGTTCCTGAATGATCTGCTGTTTTCCACTCAGGTCATCTCTCAGGCTGGATGCCTTCTGCAGGGTTTTGTCCTACACTCCTCAGCTTGTGCTGATTTTTCTATTCTTGCTCTAATGGCCTATGACAGATATGTGGCCATATGTCGCCCTCTGGTTTATCACTCTGTGATGACTAAAAAAAAGATTAGTGTGTTAGTGTTCTTGGCTTGGCTTCTT
This genomic interval from Betta splendens chromosome 21, fBetSpl5.4, whole genome shotgun sequence contains the following:
- the LOC114847023 gene encoding olfactory receptor 52D1-like, which translates into the protein MDNISVITTLTLSGLKVTMNYRVTLLALTFLCYCVILLVNLTIILTIIVDKTLHEPMYIFLCNLCINGLYGTAGFYPKFLNDLLFSTQVISQAGCLLQGFVLHSSACADSSLLALMAYDRYVAICRPLVYHSVMTNQRMCVLVFVAWMVPFLLLLMSTVTSISTLCGCIIPKIYCVNFLISNLACFPSLAKNIIPAINYSFYVCLGVFVVWTYIYMIKTCLKSTENMNKFMQTCVPHIFSVTIFTVTLLFDLMYMRFGSKDLSQHAQNFMAMEFLLFPPIINPLIYGFKLTKIRKRIMHFICEKGF